A window of Amycolatopsis australiensis contains these coding sequences:
- a CDS encoding DUF4253 domain-containing protein, whose amino-acid sequence MTIAPLRPGTPAPPVQTLPPGSWHGRLWVSDLPLTRPERYLGCVAEFERSGLWPVLIPHDQRFAANGEDWIDDRGRLAPAGHRVATADAAGALARWWDGSCCDGACLRPFGARFPGLAKRSPRRSDPLAEAGNTGSILATRAPHRLGLVQTERPADIPALLGWTGMIKCTDQVAELSAVLRSWEDRFGATLVVLGFDTLELSVAAPPRNQARALTVAAEHRAFSLPTFAGQPGNLREYASGLVQSRLWRFSWA is encoded by the coding sequence ATGACGATCGCACCGCTCCGCCCCGGTACGCCCGCGCCGCCGGTCCAGACCCTGCCACCGGGGTCGTGGCACGGCCGGCTGTGGGTGTCCGACCTGCCGCTGACCCGGCCCGAGCGTTACCTCGGCTGCGTGGCCGAGTTCGAGCGGTCGGGACTGTGGCCGGTGCTGATCCCGCACGACCAGCGCTTCGCGGCGAACGGCGAGGACTGGATCGACGACCGCGGCAGGCTGGCCCCGGCAGGCCACCGCGTGGCAACGGCCGACGCGGCGGGAGCATTGGCCCGCTGGTGGGACGGCTCGTGCTGCGACGGCGCCTGCCTGCGCCCGTTCGGCGCCCGGTTCCCGGGGCTGGCGAAGCGCAGCCCCCGCAGGTCGGACCCGCTGGCGGAGGCGGGCAACACGGGCTCGATCCTGGCAACGCGCGCCCCGCACCGGCTGGGACTGGTCCAGACCGAGCGGCCGGCGGACATCCCGGCCCTGCTCGGCTGGACGGGGATGATCAAGTGCACGGACCAGGTGGCGGAGCTGTCGGCGGTGCTGCGCAGCTGGGAGGACCGCTTCGGCGCAACGCTGGTGGTGCTGGGGTTCGACACGCTGGAGCTGTCGGTGGCGGCCCCGCCGCGCAATCAGGCGCGGGCGTTGACGGTGGCAGCGGAGCATCGCGCGTTCAGCCTGCCGACTTTTGCTGGGCAGCCCGGGAATCTGCGGGAGTACGCGTCGGGGTTGGTTCAGTCGCGGCTTTGGCGGTTTTCCTGGGCGTGA
- a CDS encoding FAD-dependent monooxygenase codes for MLTPLGDGAHRFVFGSTTTQPGRDAPVSDSEVSEALTALYGPETRLGEVYGASRFNDATRQLERYRHGRVLFAGDAAHIHPPLGGQGRNLGVQDAMNLGWKLAATVRGTAPGGLLDSYHDERHPAAERVLRHTAAQRVFTAPGRGENVEALREIVIDLMRTADGNRYFSGLLSGLALEYPGARRVPDLDLTTADGPTRLSTLLHGGRGLLLDLATTRCPAASPGRSTSCARPPRTRSTAAGCCWSGRTGTPPAPRTWRGGSARCSRPAARGTPSAAAVRGSSARGRRPRRSLRRGSRR; via the coding sequence ATGCTCACGCCACTCGGCGACGGCGCCCACCGCTTCGTGTTCGGCTCCACGACGACGCAGCCGGGCCGCGACGCACCGGTGTCGGACAGCGAAGTGTCCGAAGCGCTGACAGCCCTGTACGGCCCCGAAACGCGTTTGGGAGAGGTGTACGGCGCTTCGCGGTTCAACGACGCGACGCGGCAGCTGGAGCGCTACCGGCACGGGCGGGTCCTGTTCGCCGGTGACGCCGCGCACATCCACCCTCCGCTCGGCGGCCAAGGGCGCAATCTGGGCGTCCAGGACGCGATGAACCTCGGCTGGAAGCTCGCGGCGACGGTCCGCGGCACCGCGCCCGGCGGCCTGCTCGACAGCTACCACGACGAGCGCCACCCGGCCGCCGAGCGGGTCCTGCGGCACACGGCGGCCCAGCGCGTGTTCACGGCGCCGGGCCGCGGCGAGAACGTCGAGGCGCTGCGCGAGATCGTCATCGACCTGATGCGGACCGCGGACGGCAACCGCTACTTCAGCGGCCTGCTGTCCGGGCTCGCGTTGGAGTACCCGGGCGCGCGGCGCGTCCCGGACCTCGACCTGACGACGGCGGACGGCCCCACCCGGCTTTCGACGCTGCTGCACGGCGGCCGCGGGCTGCTGCTCGACCTCGCGACCACCCGCTGCCCGGCGGCTTCACCGGGCAGGTCGACGTCGTGCGCGCGGCCACCGCGGACGCGGAGTACCGCGGCCGGCTGCTGCTGGTCCGGCCGGACGGGTACGCCGCCGGCCCCGCGGACCTGGCGCGGTGGTTCGGCTAGATGTTCTCGCCCGGCGGCGCGAGGCACACCGTCCGCCGCGGCGGTCCGGGGTAGCTCAGCACGTGGTCGGCGTCCGCGCAGGAGTCTTCGCCGCGGTAGCCGGCGATGA
- a CDS encoding FAD-dependent monooxygenase, with product MTDVLIAGAGPTGLLLAGELAVAGVEVTVLNRRDGPGLPRPVGLQPRTAELLDLRGLKPADVELDGPSGHFAGLPVALDPSVWRTRHPRVRNRTQDDVEALLADHAVKHGAVLRRGHEVRAAEAGADGVTVDGLRARWLGRRTATGRCSRHSATAPTASCSAPRRRSRAATHRCRTAKCPKR from the coding sequence ATGACCGACGTCCTGATCGCCGGAGCCGGGCCCACCGGGCTGCTGCTCGCCGGCGAACTCGCCGTGGCCGGGGTCGAAGTGACGGTGCTCAACCGCCGGGACGGCCCGGGCCTGCCCCGGCCCGTCGGCCTCCAGCCGCGCACCGCGGAGCTGCTCGACCTGCGCGGCCTGAAACCCGCGGACGTGGAGCTGGACGGCCCGAGCGGGCACTTCGCCGGCCTGCCGGTCGCCCTGGACCCCAGCGTCTGGCGGACCCGGCACCCCCGCGTCCGCAACCGCACGCAGGACGACGTCGAGGCGCTGCTCGCGGATCACGCGGTCAAGCACGGCGCGGTGCTGCGGCGCGGCCACGAGGTGCGTGCGGCCGAAGCCGGCGCGGACGGCGTCACGGTCGACGGGCTCCGGGCGCGCTGGCTCGGCAGGCGAACGGCGACTGGTCGATGCTCACGCCACTCGGCGACGGCGCCCACCGCTTCGTGTTCGGCTCCACGACGACGCAGCCGGGCCGCGACGCACCGGTGTCGGACAGCGAAGTGTCCGAAGCGCTGA
- a CDS encoding DNA repair helicase XPB, with protein sequence MTDGPLIVQSDKTVLLEVDHPQADDARIAIAPFAELERAPEHVHTYRITPLALWNARAAGHDAEQVVDALTTYSRFPVPQPLLIDVVDVMGRFGRLQIANHPAHGLVMSTTDRAVLAEVVRNKKISPMLGARIDEDTVVVHPSERGRLKQALLKVGWPAEDLAGYVDGEAHPIALDETDWQLRDYQRQAAEAFWAGGSGVVVLPCGAGKTMVGAAAMAKAAATTLILVTNTVAGRQWKRELVARTSLTEEEIGEYSGEKKEIRPVTIATYQVITRKTKGEYKHLELFDSRDWGLVVYDEVHLLPAPVFRMTADLQSRRRLGLTATLVREDGREGDVFSLIGPKRYDVPWRDIEAQGWIAPAQCTEVRVTLTDAERLEYATAEADERYKLAATAQTKTPVIKSIVERHAGEPTLVIGAYLDQLEMLGDELDAPVIQGATRNKEREELFDRFRRGEIRTLVVSKVANFSIDLPEASVAIQISGTFGSRQEEAQRLGRLLRPKGDGRQAHFYSIVSRDTVDTEYAAHRQRFLAEQGYAYHIVDADDLLRPL encoded by the coding sequence GTGACCGATGGCCCGCTGATCGTCCAGTCCGACAAGACCGTGCTCCTGGAGGTCGACCACCCCCAGGCCGACGACGCGCGGATCGCCATCGCGCCGTTCGCCGAGCTCGAACGGGCGCCGGAGCACGTGCACACCTACCGGATCACGCCGCTGGCCTTGTGGAACGCGCGCGCCGCGGGCCACGACGCCGAGCAGGTCGTCGACGCGCTGACGACGTACTCGCGCTTCCCGGTGCCGCAGCCGCTGCTGATCGACGTCGTCGACGTGATGGGCCGGTTCGGGCGGCTGCAGATCGCCAACCACCCGGCGCACGGGCTGGTGATGTCGACCACCGACCGCGCGGTGCTGGCCGAGGTCGTCCGGAACAAGAAGATCAGCCCGATGCTCGGCGCGCGGATCGACGAGGACACCGTCGTCGTGCACCCGTCGGAACGCGGACGGCTCAAGCAGGCGCTGCTGAAGGTCGGCTGGCCCGCCGAAGACCTCGCCGGCTACGTCGACGGCGAGGCGCACCCGATCGCGCTGGATGAGACGGACTGGCAGCTGCGCGACTACCAGCGGCAGGCCGCGGAGGCGTTCTGGGCGGGTGGCTCCGGCGTCGTCGTGCTGCCGTGCGGCGCGGGCAAGACGATGGTCGGCGCGGCGGCGATGGCCAAGGCGGCGGCGACGACACTGATCCTGGTGACGAACACGGTCGCCGGGCGGCAGTGGAAGCGCGAGCTGGTGGCGCGGACGTCGCTGACCGAGGAGGAGATCGGCGAGTACTCCGGGGAGAAGAAGGAGATCCGGCCGGTCACCATCGCGACCTACCAGGTGATCACGCGCAAGACCAAGGGCGAGTACAAGCACCTGGAGCTGTTCGACTCGCGCGACTGGGGCCTGGTCGTCTACGACGAGGTGCACCTGCTGCCCGCGCCGGTGTTCCGGATGACGGCGGACCTGCAGTCGCGGCGGCGGCTGGGGCTCACCGCCACGCTGGTGCGCGAGGACGGACGGGAGGGCGACGTCTTCTCCCTGATCGGGCCGAAGCGCTACGACGTGCCGTGGCGCGACATCGAGGCGCAGGGCTGGATCGCGCCGGCGCAGTGCACCGAGGTCCGCGTGACGCTGACCGACGCGGAACGGCTCGAGTACGCGACGGCCGAGGCGGACGAGCGGTACAAGCTGGCGGCGACGGCGCAGACGAAGACCCCCGTGATCAAGTCCATTGTGGAGCGTCACGCGGGCGAGCCGACGCTGGTGATCGGCGCGTACCTCGACCAGCTGGAGATGCTGGGCGACGAACTGGACGCGCCGGTGATCCAGGGCGCGACGCGCAACAAGGAGCGCGAGGAGCTGTTCGACCGCTTCCGCCGCGGCGAAATCCGGACGCTCGTGGTGTCCAAGGTGGCGAACTTCTCGATCGACCTGCCCGAGGCGTCGGTGGCGATCCAGATCTCGGGCACGTTCGGCTCGCGGCAGGAGGAGGCCCAGCGCCTCGGGCGGCTCCTGCGTCCCAAGGGCGACGGACGGCAGGCGCACTTCTACTCGATCGTGTCGCGGGACACGGTCGACACGGAGTACGCGGCGCACCGGCAGCGGTTCCTGGCCGAGCAGGGGTACGCGTACCACATCGTCGACGCGGACGACCTGCTCCGGCCGCTCTAG
- a CDS encoding LppU/SCO3897 family protein: MSTPPTDDNPFRTPDYATAPAPMPPPAMAPAPGYRPIPHWFTTKVRITLAACVVLALGLGALGALGIARLGRSGTPSSGDCLYLTRESGGKLAYHRVSCGSGNATYKVDDSHRGTSRCASGDYVRFQISGSGSGAQTLCLALNVSTGDCLRDVDDQATVAKVACTDPAAKERAEVIAGYRGEDSCADADHVLSYPGPPRRTVCLAPPGENI, from the coding sequence TTGAGCACACCACCGACCGACGACAACCCGTTCCGGACCCCGGACTACGCGACGGCCCCCGCGCCGATGCCGCCCCCGGCGATGGCCCCGGCACCGGGCTACCGGCCGATCCCGCACTGGTTCACGACGAAGGTCCGGATCACCCTCGCCGCCTGCGTCGTGCTGGCGCTGGGCCTCGGCGCGCTCGGCGCGCTGGGCATCGCCCGGCTCGGCCGCAGCGGCACGCCGTCCTCCGGCGACTGCCTGTACCTGACGCGCGAATCCGGCGGCAAGCTCGCCTACCACCGGGTCTCCTGCGGTTCGGGCAACGCGACCTACAAGGTCGACGACAGCCACCGCGGGACGTCCCGGTGCGCTTCCGGCGACTACGTGCGGTTCCAGATCTCCGGCAGCGGCTCCGGCGCGCAGACGCTCTGCCTGGCCCTCAACGTCAGCACCGGCGACTGCTTGCGTGACGTCGACGACCAGGCCACGGTGGCCAAGGTCGCCTGCACCGACCCGGCGGCGAAGGAACGCGCGGAGGTCATCGCCGGCTACCGCGGCGAAGACTCCTGCGCGGACGCCGACCACGTGCTGAGCTACCCCGGACCGCCGCGGCGGACGGTGTGCCTCGCGCCGCCGGGCGAGAACATCTAG
- a CDS encoding sensor histidine kinase: protein MTRRDKRPRKGGDAADPRAAGGRWRLRNWRLGTKLFAVLLIPALAVIALVGLRISSDLREAQQLAEFATRGRVDSTVAEAIHELQRERDLTVRFVAQNRQGDTADLTTQRKRVDQAIGTFERTLADSKPRLDTKAAESLQQTDDRLRVLGGLRFSAEHSAFPADAVLRSYSELISGLLDISDSAAADVSDPELARMRLAGNALARVKDQMSVKRAVLAEALAAGGLDRDRTRALLGAEAELAAARNDYRTFATPEQQRMFDDTVIGLVVDIGNNMVESALTRTENGQNLSGLDPNQWDVSATHTVNLAHQVQQALLVQLQERTDALAAQARTAAIWDGGVVLGVLLVAGVLSVVIARSLLRPLRILRRTALEVAEHRLPAAVQNLLTDPEPAPENLRNRLAVAPVPVFTREEVGQVARAFDAVHGEAVRLAGEQAMLRENVNAMFVNLSQRSQDLVERQLSVLDRMEADEQDPDTLAGLFELDHLATRMRRNSENLLVLSGHDSAREDAGAVSADEIIGAALSEVEHYQRVELGPAPQVAVRGEAVNDLVHVISELLENATRYSGDEPVTVASAETHDGDWQIEIIDRGAGMPQAEIDRTNARLAHPPDVDVEVSRRMGLFVVATLATRHRIDVSLSAGRDGGLVATVLVPAALIVELPPMPAPPPAEPPAAPEPELLAPLAPLTPPEPEPEPEELTPPSIEAGPPRRAPVVAREQAPAWPSADDESHHLDLDAPTEQMPAYRDVLSRWFDAAAAPEPPRKPVAPQPVAEERLPPAPQPRHALAASPPPSREAAVAAEPNPDDEDTDPQFPPVSPPPAIEPDYQWPTPAQLEQEDGAEDTWPFLQPLDSATGPAAVPEQRPILSLSPEAVRERMTSLQGGFRRGRHARGDDTRNQ from the coding sequence GTGACCCGTCGCGACAAGCGTCCCCGCAAGGGCGGCGACGCGGCGGATCCACGTGCGGCCGGTGGCCGGTGGCGCCTGCGGAACTGGCGTCTCGGCACGAAGCTCTTCGCCGTCCTCCTCATCCCCGCGCTCGCCGTGATCGCGCTCGTCGGCCTGCGGATCAGCTCGGATCTGCGCGAGGCGCAGCAGCTCGCCGAGTTCGCCACCCGCGGCCGCGTCGACAGCACGGTCGCCGAAGCGATCCACGAGCTGCAGCGCGAGCGTGACCTCACAGTCCGCTTCGTCGCCCAGAACCGCCAAGGCGACACCGCCGACCTGACCACCCAGCGCAAACGCGTCGACCAGGCCATCGGGACGTTCGAACGGACGCTCGCCGACAGCAAGCCCCGGCTCGACACCAAGGCCGCGGAAAGCCTGCAGCAGACCGACGACCGGCTGCGCGTGCTCGGTGGCCTCCGGTTCTCCGCCGAGCATTCGGCGTTCCCCGCCGACGCCGTCCTGCGCTCCTACAGCGAGCTGATCTCCGGCCTGCTCGACATCAGCGACTCGGCCGCCGCCGACGTCTCGGACCCGGAGCTGGCGCGGATGCGCCTGGCGGGCAACGCGCTGGCCAGGGTCAAGGACCAGATGTCGGTCAAGCGCGCGGTGCTGGCCGAGGCGCTCGCCGCGGGCGGCCTCGACCGCGACCGCACGCGCGCGCTGCTCGGTGCCGAAGCCGAGCTGGCCGCCGCGCGCAACGACTACCGCACGTTCGCCACCCCCGAGCAGCAGCGGATGTTCGACGACACGGTGATCGGGCTGGTCGTCGACATCGGCAACAACATGGTCGAGTCCGCGCTCACCCGCACCGAGAACGGCCAGAACCTGTCGGGCCTCGACCCGAACCAGTGGGACGTCTCGGCGACGCACACGGTGAACCTCGCCCACCAGGTGCAGCAGGCCCTGCTGGTCCAGTTGCAGGAACGCACGGACGCGCTGGCGGCACAGGCCCGCACGGCCGCCATCTGGGACGGCGGGGTCGTGCTCGGCGTCCTGCTCGTCGCCGGCGTGCTCTCGGTCGTGATCGCGCGGTCCCTGTTGCGCCCCTTGCGGATCCTGCGCCGGACCGCGCTCGAGGTGGCCGAGCACCGGCTGCCCGCGGCCGTGCAGAACCTGCTCACCGATCCCGAGCCCGCGCCGGAGAACCTGCGCAACCGGCTCGCCGTCGCGCCCGTGCCGGTGTTCACGCGCGAGGAAGTCGGCCAGGTGGCGCGCGCGTTCGACGCGGTGCACGGCGAAGCGGTCCGGCTGGCCGGCGAGCAGGCGATGCTGCGCGAGAACGTCAACGCGATGTTCGTCAACCTTTCCCAGCGCAGCCAGGACCTCGTCGAGCGGCAGCTGTCGGTGCTCGACCGGATGGAAGCCGACGAGCAGGACCCGGACACCCTCGCCGGGCTGTTCGAACTCGACCACCTCGCGACGCGGATGCGGCGCAACAGCGAAAACCTGCTCGTGCTGTCGGGCCACGACTCGGCGCGGGAGGACGCGGGCGCGGTCTCGGCCGACGAGATCATCGGTGCCGCGCTCTCCGAGGTCGAGCACTACCAGCGGGTCGAGCTGGGGCCGGCGCCGCAGGTCGCGGTGCGCGGGGAAGCCGTCAACGACCTCGTGCACGTCATCTCGGAGCTGCTGGAGAACGCGACGCGCTACTCCGGCGACGAGCCGGTCACCGTGGCGAGCGCCGAAACCCACGACGGCGACTGGCAGATCGAGATCATCGACCGCGGCGCCGGCATGCCGCAGGCCGAGATCGACCGGACCAACGCCCGGCTCGCGCACCCGCCGGACGTCGACGTCGAGGTCTCGCGGCGGATGGGCCTGTTCGTCGTCGCGACGCTGGCCACGCGCCACCGCATCGACGTCAGCCTGAGCGCGGGCCGCGACGGCGGCCTGGTGGCCACCGTGCTCGTGCCGGCCGCGCTGATCGTCGAACTGCCGCCGATGCCCGCGCCGCCGCCCGCCGAGCCGCCCGCGGCGCCCGAGCCGGAGCTGCTGGCGCCGCTGGCCCCGCTCACGCCGCCGGAACCCGAGCCGGAACCGGAGGAGCTGACCCCGCCGTCGATCGAGGCGGGCCCGCCGCGCCGGGCGCCGGTGGTGGCGCGCGAGCAGGCCCCGGCGTGGCCGTCCGCCGACGACGAGTCCCACCACCTCGACCTCGACGCGCCGACCGAGCAGATGCCCGCCTACCGCGACGTCCTGTCGCGCTGGTTCGACGCGGCCGCCGCGCCCGAACCGCCGCGCAAGCCCGTGGCCCCGCAGCCGGTCGCCGAAGAGCGGCTCCCGCCCGCACCCCAGCCGCGGCACGCGCTGGCCGCGTCCCCGCCGCCTTCCCGGGAAGCGGCCGTCGCGGCCGAGCCGAACCCGGACGACGAGGACACCGATCCGCAGTTCCCGCCCGTCTCGCCGCCGCCCGCGATCGAGCCCGACTACCAGTGGCCGACCCCCGCCCAGCTGGAGCAGGAAGACGGCGCCGAGGACACCTGGCCCTTCCTGCAACCACTGGATTCGGCGACCGGCCCCGCCGCGGTGCCGGAGCAGCGGCCGAT
- a CDS encoding ABC transporter substrate-binding protein encodes MIRRGLTIPLVAALLATAGCSVFASGSPSPPPPLERTTLRVGVGNAIDTAPLRIAVAAGKFGAAGLNVQLVELGTGDGLAKVAAGDLDVTFGSDIAIFRAAAGGTALQLQGEAYTSGPDTMALVTLPGSDYTVPTAKKSPEIAVNMLDDVGALAARSVLGTAGVDVTKIKFKQVAFDRMPEALQAGDADAALMVEPYITRAEKDLGAHILADGARGATLDFPLSAYASAKLFAQANPRTLAAFRTALGAAQQSATDPAVVRDALPKFSDIDTTTAALISLGSYPASLNGIRLQRVADLMHNSGLLGTRLDVQALLPDRAGN; translated from the coding sequence ATGATCAGACGCGGACTGACGATTCCGCTGGTAGCGGCGCTGCTGGCGACCGCGGGCTGCAGCGTGTTCGCGTCCGGTTCACCGAGCCCGCCACCGCCGCTGGAACGGACCACCCTCCGTGTCGGCGTCGGCAACGCCATCGACACGGCCCCGCTGCGGATCGCCGTCGCCGCCGGGAAGTTCGGCGCCGCCGGGCTGAACGTGCAGCTCGTCGAGCTCGGCACCGGCGACGGGCTGGCCAAGGTGGCCGCGGGTGACCTCGACGTCACCTTCGGTTCCGACATCGCGATCTTCCGCGCCGCGGCCGGCGGGACGGCCCTGCAGCTGCAGGGCGAGGCGTACACGTCCGGCCCCGACACGATGGCGCTGGTCACCCTGCCCGGTTCCGACTACACCGTGCCGACGGCGAAGAAGTCGCCCGAGATCGCGGTGAACATGCTCGACGACGTCGGCGCGCTGGCCGCGCGCTCGGTGCTCGGCACCGCGGGCGTCGACGTCACGAAGATCAAGTTCAAGCAGGTCGCCTTCGACCGCATGCCGGAGGCGCTGCAGGCGGGCGACGCGGACGCGGCGCTGATGGTCGAGCCGTACATCACCCGCGCTGAAAAGGACCTCGGCGCCCACATCCTCGCCGACGGCGCCCGCGGCGCGACGCTCGACTTCCCGCTGTCGGCGTACGCGTCGGCCAAGCTGTTCGCCCAGGCCAACCCGCGCACGCTCGCCGCGTTCCGCACGGCGCTCGGCGCGGCGCAGCAGAGCGCCACCGATCCGGCGGTCGTCCGCGACGCGCTGCCGAAGTTCTCGGACATCGACACGACGACGGCCGCGCTGATCTCGCTCGGCTCGTACCCCGCGTCGCTCAACGGCATCCGCCTGCAGCGCGTCGCCGACCTCATGCACAACTCCGGGCTACTCGGGACGCGTCTCGACGTCCAGGCGCTGCTCCCCGACCGGGCCGGTAATTAG